A window of Komagataeibacter medellinensis NBRC 3288 contains these coding sequences:
- a CDS encoding ATP phosphoribosyltransferase regulatory subunit, translating to MTDDPPFNPALLPAGFVDRLPPEAEAEAAGVETLMRVFAAHGYDRVTPPLLEFEETLLSGSGAAVADQTFRLMDPDTRRMMALRPDMTPQIARIAATRLPDVPRPLRLAYAGPCVLMAANRGDGDRQISQAGVELIGPDRPEADAEIIAIAAECLATLRVQGVSFDLTMPALTTALLDAGGFDGHVRGTLMRALDRKDAAAVARHGGALADVLIRLLHAAGPAHGALAELAAVDLPPQARALSVRLAATVAAIEARVPGIRLTVDPVEFRGWQYHTGVCVSVYAAGQREELGRGGRYLSNDDEPACGLTLRPDIILRAAPPLPSRTRVFVPWGTATEVGAALRAAGYATVSALGHDGDARAQAALLSCPLVVVGGKPVPVDEA from the coding sequence ATGACTGATGATCCGCCGTTCAACCCAGCCTTGCTGCCGGCTGGTTTCGTGGACAGGCTCCCGCCCGAGGCCGAGGCCGAGGCCGCTGGTGTCGAGACGCTCATGCGCGTGTTCGCAGCCCATGGTTATGACCGCGTAACGCCGCCGCTGCTGGAATTCGAGGAAACGCTCCTGTCCGGTTCGGGCGCTGCGGTTGCGGACCAGACCTTTCGCCTGATGGACCCCGATACGCGGCGCATGATGGCGCTGCGGCCCGACATGACGCCGCAGATCGCCCGCATTGCGGCAACCCGTCTGCCCGATGTACCGCGCCCGCTACGCCTGGCCTATGCCGGGCCATGCGTGCTGATGGCCGCCAACCGGGGCGATGGGGACCGCCAGATCTCGCAGGCGGGTGTGGAACTGATCGGACCCGACCGGCCGGAAGCGGATGCGGAAATCATTGCCATCGCGGCGGAATGTCTGGCTACGCTGCGGGTTCAGGGTGTGTCGTTTGACCTGACCATGCCCGCGCTGACCACGGCCCTGCTTGATGCCGGCGGGTTTGATGGACATGTGCGTGGCACGTTGATGCGCGCGCTGGACCGCAAGGATGCCGCCGCCGTTGCGCGGCATGGTGGTGCGTTGGCCGATGTGCTGATCCGTCTGCTGCACGCGGCTGGTCCGGCGCACGGCGCGCTTGCGGAACTGGCGGCCGTTGACCTGCCACCCCAGGCGCGCGCGCTCAGTGTGCGGCTGGCGGCTACCGTGGCTGCGATCGAGGCTCGTGTGCCCGGTATCCGACTGACGGTGGACCCGGTGGAATTCCGTGGCTGGCAATACCATACCGGCGTATGCGTGAGCGTGTATGCCGCAGGCCAGCGCGAGGAGTTGGGCCGGGGCGGTCGCTACCTGTCCAATGATGATGAACCGGCCTGTGGCCTGACCCTGCGGCCTGATATCATCCTGCGCGCGGCCCCGCCATTGCCCAGCCGCACCCGCGTGTTCGTGCCGTGGGGTACTGCGACCGAGGTGGGGGCAGCCCTGCGTGCCGCAGGCTATGCCACGGTCAGCGCCCTGGGGCACGATGGGGATGCGCGGGCACAGGCAGCGCTGTTGTCCTGCCCGCTGGTGGTGGTTGGTGGCAAGCCCGTGCCGGTGGATGAAGCGTGA
- a CDS encoding RluA family pseudouridine synthase, which yields MTDTAPPAPVIASADDAGQRTDRFIATMVDTLSRSRVKSLMESGHLLRNGSPLRDPAEPVRAGMCYEIHIPPAIPTTPQGQDIALDILYEDRDLIVLDKPAGMVVHPAPGNEDGTLVNALLAHCGDSLTGIGGERRPGIVHRLDKDTSGIMVAAKTEMAHQALSLAFAERRMDRAYQAICWGIPTPAQGSFDGAIGRDRRDRKRMAVIANGGGKHALTHYRILETFHGGLAHVECKLATGRTHQIRVHFAHAGHALVGDPVYLRRIPAAARALSPAAKDAALDFPRQALHARRLGFVHPRSGEPMLFETAPPDDFTSLLGSIA from the coding sequence ATGACCGACACAGCCCCCCCTGCCCCCGTCATCGCCAGTGCGGATGACGCGGGGCAGCGTACCGACCGCTTCATCGCCACCATGGTGGACACACTGTCGCGCTCGCGCGTGAAGTCACTCATGGAAAGCGGTCACCTGCTACGCAATGGCAGCCCCCTGCGCGACCCTGCCGAACCGGTGCGGGCAGGCATGTGTTATGAAATTCACATCCCCCCCGCAATCCCCACCACCCCACAGGGACAGGACATTGCGCTGGATATATTATATGAGGACCGCGACCTGATCGTGCTCGACAAGCCTGCGGGCATGGTGGTCCACCCCGCACCGGGCAACGAGGACGGCACCCTGGTCAACGCCCTGCTGGCCCATTGCGGCGACAGCCTGACCGGCATAGGTGGCGAGCGGCGGCCGGGCATCGTACACAGGCTGGATAAGGACACATCGGGCATCATGGTCGCAGCCAAGACGGAAATGGCACATCAGGCGCTTTCCCTCGCCTTTGCCGAACGTCGGATGGACCGCGCCTATCAGGCCATCTGCTGGGGCATTCCCACCCCGGCACAGGGATCGTTCGATGGTGCGATTGGCCGGGACCGGCGCGACCGCAAACGCATGGCGGTTATTGCCAATGGTGGCGGCAAGCATGCACTGACCCATTACCGTATCCTCGAAACCTTCCATGGCGGTCTGGCACATGTGGAATGCAAGCTGGCCACCGGGCGCACTCATCAGATCCGGGTGCATTTCGCCCATGCCGGGCACGCACTGGTGGGTGACCCGGTTTACCTGCGCCGCATACCGGCAGCGGCGCGCGCCCTGTCACCGGCTGCAAAAGATGCGGCACTCGACTTTCCCCGCCAAGCGCTGCACGCGCGCAGGCTGGGCTTTGTCCATCCGCGCAGCGGTGAGCCGATGCTGTTTGAAACCGCGCCACCAGATGATTTTACCAGCCTGCTGGGCAGTATTGCCTGA
- a CDS encoding glycosyl hydrolase family 8 has product MERRSFLSVMAAVGSMSFISSAVAADDPVINAQWAIFRTKYFHADGRIIDTGNSGESHSEGQGYGMLFAATAGDQTTFEALWAWTRTNLQHKTDKLFSWRYLDGHNPPVADKNNATDGDLLIALGLVRAGKRWDRADYIQDAIAIYGDVLKLMTMQVGPYKVLLPGGVGFVNKDSVTLNLSYYVMPSLMQAVALSGDAGWQKVIADGLLIIGQARFGEWKLPPDWISINRQSVHVSIAKGWPPRFSYDAIRVPLYLYWAHMLSPELLAGYANFWNHFGASALPGWVDLTNGTRSPYNAPPGYLAVATCSGLASAGGLPTLNNAPDYYSAALTLLVYIARGEGGGM; this is encoded by the coding sequence ATGGAACGTCGTTCTTTTCTGTCTGTCATGGCGGCAGTTGGCAGTATGTCGTTCATTTCTTCCGCAGTTGCAGCAGATGACCCTGTCATAAACGCCCAGTGGGCCATTTTCCGCACAAAATATTTTCATGCCGATGGCCGGATTATCGATACCGGCAATAGTGGTGAGTCCCATAGTGAAGGGCAGGGCTACGGCATGCTCTTCGCCGCAACCGCAGGCGACCAGACTACGTTCGAAGCCCTGTGGGCCTGGACACGTACCAACCTGCAACACAAGACCGACAAGCTGTTTTCCTGGCGCTACCTTGATGGGCACAATCCGCCGGTAGCCGACAAGAATAATGCGACCGATGGTGATCTGCTGATTGCGCTGGGTCTGGTACGCGCCGGGAAGCGTTGGGACAGGGCCGACTATATTCAGGACGCTATTGCCATCTATGGTGATGTGCTGAAGCTCATGACCATGCAGGTCGGGCCCTATAAGGTCCTGCTCCCTGGCGGTGTGGGTTTCGTGAATAAGGATTCGGTTACGCTTAACCTGTCCTACTACGTCATGCCCTCCCTCATGCAGGCGGTTGCGCTGTCTGGTGATGCAGGCTGGCAGAAGGTGATAGCGGACGGGCTCCTAATCATCGGTCAGGCCCGATTCGGGGAATGGAAGCTTCCACCGGATTGGATTTCGATCAATCGACAGAGCGTGCATGTCTCCATCGCCAAGGGGTGGCCGCCACGTTTCTCCTATGATGCGATTCGTGTGCCGCTGTACCTTTACTGGGCCCATATGCTTTCCCCGGAACTGCTGGCTGGCTATGCAAACTTCTGGAACCATTTCGGCGCGTCCGCCCTGCCGGGCTGGGTCGATCTGACCAACGGGACTCGTTCGCCTTACAACGCGCCGCCAGGGTATCTTGCTGTAGCAACGTGTTCCGGCCTGGCGTCTGCCGGTGGGTTACCGACGCTGAACAATGCGCCGGATTATTATTCTGCTGCCCTGACATTGCTGGTTTATATTGCCCGTGGCGAGGGAGGGGGAATGTGA
- the argC gene encoding N-acetyl-gamma-glutamyl-phosphate reductase, protein MSSDGQATVFIDGEAGTTGLGIRDRLRHLPVTLRSIDPALRKDSQARREMMMAVDVVILCLPDAAAREAVDMADAMGTDAPRILDASTAFRTDPAWVYGFPEMDASQPDAIRKAARVSNPGCYPTGLIALLRPLVSAGLVPADYPVCINAVSGYSGGGRSMIEAHEREGGPAFELYGLGLGHKHIPEMTLYAGLAQAPIFVPSVGHFPQGMIVSVPLHLDRLPGRVGIADLHAALAAHYAGSDRIAVADPCAKLVADALAGTDRMELRVHGSDDARQAVLTARLDNLGKGASGAALQNLALMLGLEPPPSV, encoded by the coding sequence ATGAGCAGCGACGGACAGGCAACGGTCTTTATTGATGGTGAGGCTGGCACGACAGGACTGGGCATTCGCGACCGCCTGCGTCATCTGCCGGTCACGCTGCGCTCCATTGATCCCGCCCTGCGCAAGGACTCGCAGGCGCGCCGGGAGATGATGATGGCGGTGGATGTGGTGATCCTGTGCCTGCCTGATGCCGCGGCGCGTGAAGCCGTGGATATGGCCGATGCCATGGGAACGGATGCACCCCGTATTCTTGATGCCAGCACCGCGTTCCGTACCGACCCCGCATGGGTTTACGGTTTTCCCGAAATGGATGCGTCCCAGCCTGATGCCATCCGCAAGGCGGCACGGGTATCGAATCCGGGCTGTTACCCCACCGGGCTGATCGCGCTGCTGCGTCCGCTTGTCAGTGCCGGGCTTGTGCCGGCGGACTATCCGGTCTGCATCAACGCGGTCAGTGGCTACAGCGGTGGCGGCCGCAGCATGATCGAGGCGCATGAGCGTGAAGGTGGCCCCGCCTTCGAGCTGTACGGGCTCGGGCTTGGCCACAAGCACATACCGGAAATGACGCTGTATGCGGGCTTGGCGCAGGCGCCCATATTTGTGCCCTCGGTCGGGCATTTTCCGCAGGGGATGATCGTATCGGTGCCCCTGCATCTGGACAGGCTTCCAGGCCGTGTGGGCATTGCCGACCTGCATGCAGCCCTTGCCGCCCATTATGCGGGTTCGGACCGTATTGCCGTGGCCGATCCCTGTGCCAAGCTGGTGGCCGATGCGCTGGCGGGCACCGACCGGATGGAATTGCGCGTGCATGGCAGTGACGATGCACGCCAGGCCGTGCTGACCGCGCGGCTGGACAATCTGGGCAAGGGCGCATCGGGGGCGGCATTGCAGAATCTGGCGCTTATGCTTGGGCTGGAACCGCCGCCGTCCGTGTGA
- the rpoH gene encoding RNA polymerase sigma factor RpoH produces the protein MASSALISGPENNLSKYLRDIRKFPMLSPEEELRLSRSWKDKGDTEAAHKLVTSHLRLVAKIAMGYRGYGLPVGELISEGNIGMMQAVRRFDPDRGFRLATYAMWWIRAAIQEYILHSWSLVKIGTTAAQKKLFFNLRRLKGQMQAIDDGDLKPEQVNKIAQSLGVPEQDVVNMNRRLAAPDHSLNAPLRMDGEGEWQDWLVDDNDNQEETLAQSEEYSGRQALLANALKTLNDRERHILTERRLKDEPATLEDLSHVYSISRERVRQIEVRAFEKLQAAMKAEVATRRAQHGEQVPA, from the coding sequence ATGGCCTCTTCTGCTCTCATTTCCGGTCCCGAAAACAACCTGTCCAAATATCTTCGGGATATCCGTAAATTCCCCATGCTCTCCCCCGAGGAGGAACTCCGCCTGTCTCGCTCCTGGAAAGACAAGGGCGATACCGAAGCCGCGCATAAACTTGTTACCTCCCACCTGCGGCTGGTTGCCAAGATTGCCATGGGCTACCGTGGTTATGGCCTGCCGGTTGGTGAATTGATCAGCGAAGGCAATATCGGGATGATGCAGGCGGTCCGCCGCTTCGACCCTGATCGTGGCTTCAGGCTGGCGACATACGCCATGTGGTGGATCCGGGCCGCTATACAGGAATACATCTTGCATAGCTGGTCGCTTGTGAAAATCGGTACGACCGCTGCCCAGAAAAAGCTGTTCTTCAACCTGCGCCGCCTGAAGGGGCAGATGCAGGCCATTGATGATGGTGACCTCAAGCCCGAGCAGGTCAACAAGATTGCCCAGTCCCTTGGTGTGCCCGAGCAGGACGTGGTCAACATGAATCGCAGGCTTGCCGCCCCCGACCACAGCCTGAACGCGCCGCTGCGTATGGACGGCGAAGGGGAATGGCAGGACTGGCTGGTTGATGACAACGACAACCAGGAAGAAACCCTTGCCCAGAGCGAGGAATATTCCGGTCGGCAGGCGCTTCTGGCCAATGCGCTGAAAACGCTGAATGACCGTGAACGCCATATCCTGACTGAACGGCGGCTCAAAGATGAACCGGCCACGCTGGAAGACCTGTCCCATGTCTACAGCATTTCGCGTGAGCGCGTGCGCCAGATCGAGGTTCGCGCCTTTGAAAAGCTACAGGCTGCCATGAAGGCGGAAGTCGCCACCCGCCGCGCGCAGCACGGGGAACAGGTTCCGGCCTGA
- a CDS encoding phosphoserine transaminase translates to MSPLPDALMEKPSARPANPCFSSGPCAKRPGWSLNALSGALVGRSHRSTEGRARLNEVITRSKAILGMPEGWVLGIVPASDTGAVEMVLWSILGTRPVDVLAFESFSATWANDIIAQLKLPDARVFKADYGEIPDLGQVDWARDVVLTWNGTTSGARLPYDAAIPAQRDGLVICDATSAAFAMDLPWDRLDVVTWSWQKVLGGEAAHGMLALSPRAVERLVSTPAPRPLPKIFRLTGSKGLIEGIFRGDTINTPSMLCVEDALDGLKWAEEAGGLMGLIARSEANLAVIATWEAKSDWAQFLAANPRHRSSTAICLRIVAPWFVALDHEAQTRAAKKIVSLLGTEGVALDAGSYRDAPPGLRLWGGATVEASDLQAVLPWLDWAYAQVRDQHA, encoded by the coding sequence ATGTCTCCCTTGCCTGATGCCCTTATGGAAAAGCCGTCCGCACGGCCTGCAAATCCGTGCTTTTCTTCCGGTCCGTGCGCAAAGCGGCCGGGCTGGTCGCTCAATGCCCTGTCGGGGGCGCTGGTGGGGCGTTCGCACCGCTCGACCGAGGGGCGTGCACGCCTGAACGAGGTCATTACCCGTTCAAAAGCCATCCTTGGCATGCCCGAAGGCTGGGTGCTGGGCATCGTGCCCGCATCCGATACGGGTGCGGTGGAAATGGTGCTGTGGTCCATCCTGGGCACGCGGCCGGTGGATGTGCTGGCGTTCGAGAGCTTCTCCGCCACATGGGCCAATGACATCATTGCCCAGCTGAAACTGCCCGATGCCCGCGTGTTCAAGGCCGATTACGGCGAGATCCCGGATCTGGGGCAGGTGGACTGGGCACGTGACGTGGTGCTGACATGGAACGGCACGACATCGGGCGCGCGCCTGCCATATGATGCCGCCATCCCCGCGCAGCGTGACGGGCTGGTGATCTGTGATGCCACATCGGCCGCCTTCGCCATGGACCTGCCATGGGACAGGCTGGATGTGGTCACATGGTCGTGGCAGAAGGTACTGGGTGGTGAAGCCGCTCACGGCATGCTGGCCCTGTCGCCACGTGCGGTGGAGCGACTGGTTTCCACGCCAGCCCCCCGTCCGTTGCCCAAGATTTTCCGGCTGACCGGCAGCAAGGGCCTGATCGAGGGTATTTTCCGTGGCGACACCATCAACACGCCGTCCATGCTGTGCGTGGAAGATGCGCTGGATGGACTGAAATGGGCGGAAGAGGCTGGCGGCCTGATGGGGCTGATCGCGCGGAGCGAAGCCAACCTGGCGGTCATCGCCACATGGGAAGCAAAGTCCGACTGGGCGCAGTTCCTTGCTGCCAATCCGCGACATCGCTCCAGTACGGCCATCTGCCTGCGCATTGTAGCACCGTGGTTTGTGGCACTTGATCATGAAGCCCAGACAAGGGCGGCAAAAAAGATCGTCTCCCTGCTGGGCACGGAAGGGGTGGCGCTGGATGCAGGTAGCTACCGCGATGCCCCGCCAGGCCTGCGGTTATGGGGTGGTGCCACGGTCGAGGCTTCCGACCTGCAGGCCGTCCTGCCCTGGCTGGACTGGGCTTACGCGCAGGTGCGCGACCAGCACGCCTGA
- the mazG gene encoding nucleoside triphosphate pyrophosphohydrolase, which translates to MQDAAPAVQRLLDIMARLRDPQTGCPWDREQDFASIAPYSIEEAYEVADTIARSDWDSLPDELGDLLLQVVYHAQMADEKGMFDFATVATLIGDKMVRRHPHVFSETEATPGQWESGKAQERMARNRTGTLDDVPIGLPALLRARKLSARAARTGFDWDSVTDVTAKVDEELDELKVELESGDREKIFDELGDVLFTLATLARKLDMDPEACLRQANAKFTRRFTAVEQDLADRGLALVDVDVKTMEEGWQAVKRRERAAQD; encoded by the coding sequence ATGCAAGATGCCGCCCCCGCCGTGCAACGCCTGCTGGACATCATGGCCCGCCTACGCGACCCGCAGACCGGCTGCCCATGGGACCGGGAGCAGGACTTCGCCTCCATCGCACCCTACAGCATTGAAGAAGCCTATGAGGTGGCCGACACCATAGCGCGCAGCGACTGGGACAGCCTGCCCGATGAACTGGGCGACCTTCTGCTACAGGTGGTCTATCACGCCCAGATGGCTGATGAGAAAGGGATGTTCGATTTCGCAACCGTAGCCACCCTGATCGGTGACAAGATGGTCCGCCGCCACCCGCATGTGTTTAGCGAGACAGAGGCCACACCCGGTCAGTGGGAAAGCGGCAAGGCGCAGGAACGCATGGCCCGCAACCGCACCGGCACGCTCGATGACGTGCCCATTGGCCTGCCTGCCCTGCTGCGCGCGCGCAAGCTCTCCGCGCGCGCGGCTCGTACCGGCTTTGACTGGGATAGCGTAACCGACGTTACGGCCAAGGTGGACGAGGAACTGGATGAACTGAAGGTCGAACTGGAAAGCGGCGACCGCGAGAAGATATTCGACGAACTGGGCGACGTACTGTTCACGCTGGCTACCCTGGCCCGCAAGCTGGACATGGACCCCGAAGCCTGCCTGCGCCAGGCCAACGCCAAGTTCACGCGCCGCTTCACCGCCGTTGAGCAAGACCTGGCCGACCGTGGGCTGGCGCTTGTGGATGTAGACGTCAAGACGATGGAAGAAGGCTGGCAGGCGGTCAAACGCCGCGAGCGCGCGGCACAGGACTGA
- a CDS encoding adenylosuccinate synthase has protein sequence MSNVTVIGTQWGDEGKGKIVDWLASRADVVVRFQGGHNAGHTLVVGEQTYKLSLLPSGLVRGKMGVIGNGVVVDPEALLKEIDRVTAQGLKVTPDTLKIAENAPLILPVHGALDRAREAARGERKIGTTGRGIGPAYEDKVARRAIRLCDLAEPETLDWKLDELLLHHNTLLKGLGADTFTKQELLDFLNGVAPRVLPFMAPVWDLLDDSRRSGSRILFEGAQAVMLDVDHGTYPFVTSSNTVAANAGTGAGVGPTSIGFVLGIAKAYTTRVGEGPFPSELHDQMGRTLGERGHEFGTVTGRPRRCGWFDAVLVRRAVRVGGVNGLALTKLDVLDGLDEISICVGYELDGKKITSFPSAPGAQQRIRPVFETMEGWKDSTKGARSWAELPAQAIKYVRRIEELVEAPVTLLSTSPERDDTILMRDPFED, from the coding sequence ATGTCCAACGTCACCGTGATCGGCACCCAGTGGGGTGACGAGGGCAAGGGCAAGATCGTTGACTGGCTGGCCAGCCGGGCGGATGTAGTGGTCCGTTTCCAGGGTGGGCACAATGCAGGCCATACCCTGGTTGTGGGTGAGCAGACCTACAAGCTCTCCCTGCTGCCCTCGGGCCTGGTGCGCGGCAAGATGGGTGTGATTGGCAATGGTGTGGTGGTTGATCCCGAAGCCCTGCTAAAGGAAATTGACCGCGTGACGGCGCAGGGCCTGAAGGTCACGCCCGATACGCTGAAGATTGCCGAGAACGCGCCCCTGATCCTGCCTGTGCATGGTGCGCTGGACCGTGCGCGTGAAGCGGCCCGCGGTGAGCGCAAGATCGGCACGACCGGCCGTGGCATCGGCCCCGCGTATGAGGACAAGGTGGCCCGTCGCGCCATCCGCCTGTGCGATCTGGCCGAGCCGGAAACGCTTGACTGGAAGCTGGACGAGCTGCTGCTGCACCACAACACCCTGCTCAAGGGGCTGGGGGCCGATACGTTTACCAAGCAGGAACTGCTGGACTTCCTGAACGGCGTGGCGCCGCGCGTGCTGCCCTTCATGGCTCCGGTATGGGACCTGCTGGATGACAGCCGCCGTAGCGGTTCGCGCATCCTGTTCGAGGGCGCGCAGGCCGTGATGCTGGACGTGGATCATGGTACCTACCCGTTCGTAACCAGTTCCAACACGGTTGCCGCCAATGCGGGCACGGGCGCAGGTGTTGGCCCCACCAGCATCGGTTTTGTCCTGGGTATTGCCAAGGCCTACACCACCCGCGTGGGTGAGGGGCCATTCCCCAGCGAACTGCATGACCAGATGGGCCGCACGCTGGGTGAGCGCGGGCATGAATTCGGCACCGTGACGGGGCGCCCCCGCCGCTGTGGCTGGTTTGATGCCGTGCTGGTGCGCCGTGCGGTGCGCGTGGGGGGCGTAAACGGCCTGGCGCTGACCAAGCTGGATGTGCTGGACGGGCTGGACGAAATCAGCATCTGCGTCGGTTATGAACTGGACGGCAAGAAGATTACGTCTTTCCCTTCCGCTCCCGGCGCGCAGCAGCGTATCCGCCCGGTGTTCGAGACGATGGAAGGTTGGAAGGACAGCACAAAAGGCGCACGCTCCTGGGCTGAACTGCCTGCGCAGGCCATCAAGTATGTCCGTCGAATCGAGGAACTGGTGGAAGCGCCAGTTACCCTGCTGTCCACCAGCCCCGAACGTGACGATACCATCCTGATGCGCGACCCGTTCGAGGACTGA